One window of the Glycocaulis alkaliphilus genome contains the following:
- the ctaD gene encoding cytochrome c oxidase subunit I translates to MSANTPVGLHRALDAIWRAPKGIAALSAVNHTVVGRRFIITAFIYFAIGGLLAMLIRAQLARPENPFLGADAYNQIFTMHGTVMMFLFAIPLIEGVALYLLPKILGARDLAYPRLSAFGYWCYLFGGTIILVAMVMGVAPDSGWFMYTPLASATYTPGINADVWLLGVTFVEISAICAAVEIVVTILKVRTAGMALSRMPLMAWYLLVTAAMMLIAFPPLILGSVLLEIERAFNWPFFDAERGGAPLLWQHLFWLFGHPEVYIIFLPAAGAVSTLIPVFARTKIVGYAWIVAAIIALAFLSFGLWVHHMFTVGIPHLALAFFSAASMLVAVPTAVQVFAWIATLMRGRPQMTLPMLYLMGFFSVFILGGLTGVMLALVPFNWQAHDTHFVVAHLHYVLIGGFVFPMLAAAYYWLPLMTGRLPVFQVSKAAFWLIFLGFHGTFLIMHFTGLMGMPRRVFTYEGGLGWDLPNLISSIGGFVMTAGFALFVVDIVLQTRFGRRFRRNPWGGTGLDWAMPTPAPSYNFASLPLVTGRDPLEDNARLGADIAAGKGYLPGAPRGEMETLCVDMATGEPEHVLVLPKNDYTPFFMASGLAVFFVSFLFSAYWFSLVGVVLAAVFGWRWLWSLGAKSDPEPIDAGHGLSLPVHYVVSSVPTLLGLKYFLAANGAFFGSLVFGYLFLWTTAPDWPPPEFLGASPALVAAIAIGLTAASGFAFTARRANQAGRAGARLIHLAGSLIASLVALVALSALAVFEAPAPESHAYAAVTMAVIGYVMLHALLGILFAAYALARCRFGFVSAMRSADMRGAAIWQLYTAITGLGALALIILAPGGMG, encoded by the coding sequence ATGAGCGCAAACACACCTGTCGGCCTGCACCGGGCCCTTGATGCCATATGGCGCGCACCGAAGGGGATCGCCGCGCTGTCGGCGGTCAATCACACCGTCGTAGGCCGTCGCTTCATCATCACGGCCTTCATCTATTTCGCTATTGGCGGGCTTCTGGCCATGCTGATCCGCGCCCAGCTCGCCCGGCCCGAAAACCCCTTCCTGGGGGCTGATGCCTACAACCAGATTTTCACCATGCACGGCACGGTGATGATGTTCCTGTTCGCCATTCCCCTCATCGAGGGGGTGGCGCTCTATCTCCTGCCGAAAATCCTTGGCGCGCGCGATCTCGCCTATCCACGCCTCTCGGCCTTCGGATACTGGTGCTATCTGTTTGGCGGAACGATCATTCTTGTCGCCATGGTCATGGGCGTTGCGCCTGATAGCGGCTGGTTCATGTACACCCCGCTGGCCTCTGCTACCTACACGCCGGGTATCAATGCCGATGTCTGGCTATTGGGCGTGACCTTCGTCGAGATTTCGGCGATCTGCGCGGCGGTGGAAATCGTGGTCACGATCCTGAAGGTACGTACCGCAGGCATGGCGCTCTCGCGCATGCCGCTCATGGCCTGGTATCTGCTGGTGACGGCGGCGATGATGCTCATCGCCTTCCCGCCGCTCATCCTCGGCAGCGTGCTTCTGGAGATAGAGCGCGCCTTCAACTGGCCCTTCTTCGATGCAGAGCGGGGCGGCGCGCCCCTTCTGTGGCAGCACCTTTTCTGGCTGTTCGGTCACCCTGAGGTCTATATCATCTTCCTGCCGGCCGCCGGGGCAGTCTCCACCCTCATTCCCGTTTTCGCGCGTACGAAAATCGTCGGCTATGCGTGGATCGTGGCGGCCATCATCGCGCTGGCATTCTTAAGCTTCGGGCTATGGGTCCACCACATGTTCACCGTGGGGATACCCCATCTGGCACTCGCCTTCTTCTCGGCAGCCTCCATGCTGGTGGCGGTGCCGACGGCGGTGCAGGTCTTTGCGTGGATCGCGACCCTGATGCGCGGCCGCCCGCAAATGACCCTGCCCATGCTCTATCTGATGGGGTTCTTTTCGGTCTTCATCCTCGGCGGGCTGACCGGCGTGATGCTGGCTCTCGTACCGTTCAACTGGCAGGCCCATGACACGCATTTCGTGGTTGCCCATCTGCATTACGTTTTGATTGGCGGGTTCGTGTTCCCGATGCTGGCGGCCGCCTATTACTGGCTGCCGCTGATGACCGGGCGTCTGCCTGTCTTCCAGGTGTCGAAAGCCGCCTTCTGGCTGATCTTCCTCGGCTTCCACGGCACCTTCCTCATCATGCACTTTACCGGGCTGATGGGCATGCCGCGCCGCGTCTTCACCTATGAAGGGGGGCTGGGCTGGGATCTGCCCAATCTCATCTCCTCCATTGGCGGGTTCGTGATGACGGCGGGCTTTGCGCTCTTTGTGGTCGACATCGTGCTGCAGACCCGCTTCGGGCGGCGTTTCCGCCGCAACCCGTGGGGCGGGACGGGGCTGGACTGGGCGATGCCCACGCCTGCGCCAAGCTATAATTTCGCCTCCCTGCCGCTGGTGACGGGCCGTGACCCGCTGGAAGACAATGCGCGATTGGGCGCCGATATTGCCGCCGGGAAAGGCTATCTGCCCGGCGCACCCCGAGGCGAGATGGAGACGCTGTGCGTCGATATGGCGACCGGTGAACCGGAGCATGTGCTCGTCCTGCCAAAAAATGACTACACGCCCTTCTTCATGGCTTCAGGTCTGGCCGTGTTCTTCGTGTCTTTCCTGTTCAGCGCCTACTGGTTCTCGCTGGTGGGTGTGGTGCTTGCCGCCGTGTTTGGATGGCGCTGGCTGTGGTCGCTGGGCGCGAAGTCTGATCCTGAACCCATCGATGCCGGGCATGGCCTCAGCCTGCCCGTGCATTATGTCGTCAGCTCGGTGCCGACCCTGCTGGGCCTGAAATATTTCCTTGCCGCCAATGGCGCCTTCTTCGGCTCGCTGGTGTTTGGCTATCTCTTCTTGTGGACGACCGCGCCGGACTGGCCGCCGCCGGAATTTCTGGGCGCAAGCCCGGCACTGGTAGCCGCCATCGCTATCGGGCTCACAGCCGCCTCGGGGTTTGCTTTCACTGCCAGACGGGCCAATCAGGCGGGCAGGGCGGGTGCGCGTCTGATCCATCTGGCCGGGTCGCTCATCGCGAGCCTTGTCGCGCTTGTAGCCCTCAGCGCGCTGGCGGTTTTCGAGGCTCCCGCACCGGAGAGCCATGCCTATGCGGCGGTGACCATGGCGGTCATCGGCTACGTCATGCTGCACGCGCTTTTGGGGATATTGTTCGCGGCCTATGCGCTGGCGCGATGCCGGTTCGGCTTCGTCTCGGCCATGCGCTCAGCCGATATGCGCGGCGCCGCCATCTGGCAGCTCTATACCGCCATTACGGGGCTCGGCGCGCTGGCTCTCATCATTCTGGCGCCGGGAGGTATGGGATGA
- a CDS encoding DUF2231 domain-containing protein translates to MASTDTRKDEVFHNPSAADPAYHDLDSRIALAGHPIHAMLVAFPIAGSFALAFCDVAFWWTGDLFWARAALWASGGGFAMGCLAALAGAAELLLVPGVRRRAAAWSHAVAAMVLLGVMAASWSLRLQQGADAILPWGLMLSWLALGLVAIAGWHGGKLVFEHQVGVSLPEEEDPALGPSDTSGNSSP, encoded by the coding sequence ATGGCGAGCACGGACACACGCAAGGACGAGGTGTTTCACAATCCCTCTGCCGCCGATCCGGCCTATCACGACCTCGACAGCCGTATCGCGCTGGCCGGCCATCCCATCCACGCCATGCTGGTCGCCTTCCCTATTGCCGGCAGTTTCGCGCTCGCCTTCTGCGATGTCGCATTCTGGTGGACAGGTGATCTGTTCTGGGCGCGTGCCGCCCTCTGGGCCAGCGGGGGCGGCTTTGCCATGGGCTGCCTCGCCGCGCTGGCCGGAGCCGCCGAGCTGCTGCTGGTGCCGGGCGTGCGCCGACGCGCCGCGGCCTGGAGCCATGCCGTTGCCGCCATGGTGCTGCTGGGCGTGATGGCCGCCAGCTGGTCGCTGCGCCTGCAACAGGGCGCAGACGCCATCCTGCCCTGGGGGCTGATGCTCAGCTGGCTGGCTCTGGGTCTGGTCGCGATTGCCGGATGGCATGGCGGCAAGCTGGTGTTTGAGCATCAGGTCGGTGTCTCCCTGCCAGAGGAAGAGGATCCGGCGCTGGGTCCCTCGGACACGAGCGGTAACTCCTCGCCCTGA
- a CDS encoding cytochrome c oxidase assembly protein, which produces MTLMVSGQSAAYCGPPARPDGLWSAWNTDPWLIAALIVLAVAGGALAVRRGAQAGKRNPALPGAWLIAFALFVTPLCAMSVALFSMRAVNHLILVAVLAPLLAYGLGARRFSGWLGPAAIVHAVLFWFWHAPAPYAAALGHDGIYWLMQLSLLGSAVWFWSALMARWNDIVATAGTLAGFAAQMGLLGALIAFAPDPLYAPHAVTTAAWGITALEDQQLAGLIMWVPGVLPYLIALGLAVAAALSRSGETAAR; this is translated from the coding sequence ATGACCCTCATGGTGAGCGGTCAGTCAGCAGCCTATTGCGGTCCGCCCGCCCGGCCGGACGGCCTCTGGTCGGCATGGAATACTGATCCGTGGTTGATTGCGGCCCTGATTGTCCTGGCTGTCGCAGGCGGCGCGCTGGCCGTGCGGCGCGGGGCACAGGCCGGAAAGCGCAATCCGGCGCTTCCTGGCGCGTGGCTCATAGCCTTCGCCCTGTTCGTGACCCCGCTCTGCGCGATGAGCGTGGCGTTGTTTTCCATGCGGGCGGTGAACCATCTCATTCTGGTTGCGGTGCTGGCGCCGCTGCTGGCTTATGGCCTGGGTGCCCGGCGGTTTTCGGGATGGCTCGGCCCCGCCGCCATCGTACACGCAGTGCTCTTCTGGTTCTGGCACGCGCCTGCGCCCTATGCGGCGGCGCTTGGCCATGACGGCATATACTGGCTGATGCAGCTGAGCCTGCTGGGCAGCGCCGTCTGGTTCTGGAGCGCACTCATGGCGCGCTGGAACGATATTGTCGCGACAGCCGGTACGCTGGCCGGGTTTGCCGCCCAGATGGGGCTGCTCGGCGCGCTGATCGCCTTTGCTCCTGATCCGCTTTACGCGCCGCACGCCGTGACAACGGCGGCGTGGGGCATCACTGCGCTCGAAGACCAGCAACTGGCCGGCCTCATCATGTGGGTGCCGGGCGTATTGCCCTATCTGATCGCGCTGGGGCTGGCGGTGGCGGCGGCGCTCTCGCGTAGCGGGGAGACGGCGGCGCGGTGA
- a CDS encoding CopD family protein codes for MLIALKSVHIIAIAIWAGGLVALPALLRRDDEMASRAAVVRLHHFSRFAYDALVSPAAVLAIATGTGLIFFVVADDWLFLKLVAVAGMVGVHMLIGRVLDQLESPDARPTRWKRAALVAGAVVTILAVLTLVLGRPSIPESWMPGWLLEGQGEELPLVSEGPSAGSSSSGRETPT; via the coding sequence ATGCTGATAGCGCTCAAGTCCGTCCACATCATCGCCATCGCCATATGGGCTGGCGGACTGGTGGCGCTGCCAGCGCTTCTGCGCCGCGATGACGAGATGGCCAGCCGGGCTGCGGTCGTGCGCCTGCATCATTTCTCCCGCTTTGCCTATGATGCGCTGGTGTCGCCAGCGGCGGTTCTGGCCATTGCGACGGGAACGGGTCTGATCTTTTTCGTTGTCGCTGATGACTGGCTGTTTCTCAAACTGGTTGCCGTCGCCGGCATGGTCGGTGTCCACATGCTGATCGGCCGCGTGCTCGACCAGCTGGAATCGCCCGATGCCCGCCCTACGCGCTGGAAGCGCGCTGCGCTTGTGGCCGGCGCGGTCGTGACCATTCTGGCGGTACTGACGCTGGTGCTCGGCCGTCCCTCCATCCCTGAAAGCTGGATGCCCGGCTGGCTGCTGGAGGGTCAGGGCGAGGAGTTACCGCTCGTGTCCGAGGGACCCAGCGCCGGATCCTCTTCCTCTGGCAGGGAGACACCGACCTGA
- a CDS encoding ferric reductase-like transmembrane domain-containing protein, with product MTVNLPHPSLRAIAWIALAALALALPFIVLLTGERASGTSFLWDFSMGLGFGALAATGLQFVLTARFQPITRPYGIDIVYLFHRYFAIGAVALMLGHFAILYIWFEDALGDLNPLTAEWELTMGRIALGAFVLLVITSEFRKTLRIPYELWRYGHIALAIIAFGAAVTHIIGVGHFTAEADKRILWLGVAVSWTGLMVWTRAIRPLRLLRNPWRIVENIPREGGVHSLVLEPMGRGLKNWKPGQFVWLTLGASPFALKEHPFTISTPPEHGPKVTLSIKPLGDFSEWAVHTKPGAKAYLDGPYGAFSVDNDPHAKGFVMIAGGVGITPMMSNIHALQERGDPRPVILIYGNKDWESAHFRHELAELEEKLNLKVVHVLENPPEGWEGETGFIDRKVLADHLPEETRHWPHFLCGPGPLTDAARSDLVAMGVPLTAIDSEIFDLV from the coding sequence ATGACGGTCAACCTGCCTCATCCCTCACTGCGGGCTATTGCCTGGATCGCCCTGGCGGCGCTGGCGCTGGCGCTGCCCTTTATCGTGCTGCTGACAGGCGAACGCGCCAGCGGCACCAGCTTCCTGTGGGATTTCTCCATGGGGCTGGGTTTTGGCGCACTGGCTGCGACAGGCCTGCAATTTGTGCTCACCGCCCGCTTCCAGCCAATCACCCGGCCCTATGGCATCGACATCGTCTATCTGTTCCACCGCTATTTCGCGATTGGCGCAGTGGCGCTGATGCTCGGCCATTTCGCCATACTCTATATCTGGTTTGAGGATGCGCTGGGTGATCTGAACCCGCTCACCGCCGAGTGGGAGCTGACCATGGGACGCATCGCGCTGGGCGCGTTCGTGCTGCTGGTCATTACCTCGGAATTCCGCAAGACGCTGCGCATCCCTTACGAGCTCTGGCGCTATGGCCATATCGCGCTGGCGATCATCGCGTTTGGCGCCGCCGTGACCCACATTATCGGCGTTGGCCATTTCACGGCGGAAGCCGACAAGCGCATCCTCTGGCTGGGTGTGGCGGTCAGCTGGACCGGCCTGATGGTGTGGACGCGGGCGATCCGCCCTTTGCGCCTGTTGCGCAATCCGTGGCGCATCGTGGAGAATATTCCGCGCGAGGGCGGGGTGCATTCCCTCGTGCTGGAGCCCATGGGCCGGGGCCTGAAGAACTGGAAGCCGGGCCAGTTTGTCTGGCTGACGCTCGGCGCATCTCCCTTCGCCCTGAAGGAGCACCCTTTCACCATCTCCACGCCGCCAGAGCACGGCCCGAAGGTTACACTCTCCATCAAGCCGCTCGGCGATTTCAGTGAATGGGCAGTTCATACGAAACCCGGAGCCAAAGCCTATCTCGACGGCCCCTATGGTGCGTTTTCTGTCGATAACGATCCCCACGCCAAAGGCTTCGTCATGATTGCCGGCGGGGTCGGCATCACGCCCATGATGAGCAATATCCACGCCCTGCAGGAGCGAGGTGATCCGCGCCCGGTCATCCTCATCTATGGCAACAAGGACTGGGAGAGCGCCCATTTCCGCCATGAGCTGGCGGAGCTGGAGGAGAAGCTGAACCTCAAAGTGGTCCACGTGCTGGAGAACCCGCCAGAGGGCTGGGAGGGTGAAACCGGCTTTATTGACCGCAAGGTGCTGGCAGATCATCTGCCCGAAGAGACGCGCCACTGGCCGCACTTCCTGTGCGGTCCCGGCCCGTTGACCGATGCGGCCAGGTCAGACCTCGTGGCGATGGGTGTGCCGCTGACGGCCATCGATTCTGAAATTTTCGATCTGGTTTAG
- a CDS encoding acyl-CoA dehydrogenase: MSQWRRNLISKPLMRWYEGVMPEMSATEAEAIEAGTVWWDAQIMSGRPDWSYLRTLETGQLTEAEQAFIDGPVQRLCALLDDWQIESELHDLPRPVWDMMIREGFLAMIIPTEYGGKGFSALAHSEVVRTIATRSITAAVTVMVPNSLGPGELLMLYGTDEQKAHYLPRLASGEDIPCFALTGIEAGSDAGAMTDTGVVVEREIDGKRVLGIEITCDKRYITLAPVATIAGLAFRLRDPDGLLGGEEELGITVALVPTDTPGLDTGRRHIPSGLAFQNGPVRGKDVFVPMDQVLGGRDHIGKGWRMLTGALAAGRGISLPSMSCAAAALSAQACGAYARVREQFGLSIGNFEGVREPLARIAASAYLIDAARKLTAAGIDKGEKPAVVSAIMKYHATERLRQAVNDAMDVHGGKLVMEGPRNYLATAYNAIPVAITVEGANILTRSLIIFGQGAIRCHPYLLAEMEAVRNPDREEGLKAFDHAVFAHIWHDIRNFTRSFAHGLTFGRFAHAPEGAGELAPYYRQLTHASVRLAVISEMALGVLGGALKRKEALSGRLGDILSEVYLLSAVLKRFEAEGRQAADKPLLDLCFEDGLYRVQQRLRDVIREFPGLHWRILLRLFLCPLGQHRKPPSHRLMNAAAQCVLEPGGPRERLARGVYIGEGDDPLAVLERAFAAIIRRDALLKKLKEAKTELDEAVSKGVLTKAEYREIEAANALIREVLLTDDFDAQAVAGASGADRQS, translated from the coding sequence ATGTCCCAATGGCGCCGGAACCTGATCAGCAAGCCTCTCATGCGCTGGTATGAGGGCGTCATGCCCGAAATGTCGGCCACCGAGGCAGAGGCTATCGAGGCCGGTACGGTATGGTGGGACGCGCAGATCATGTCCGGCAGGCCGGACTGGTCTTATTTGCGCACGCTGGAGACCGGACAGCTCACCGAGGCCGAGCAGGCCTTCATTGACGGCCCCGTTCAGCGATTATGCGCCCTGCTGGATGACTGGCAGATCGAGAGCGAGCTGCACGACCTGCCCCGCCCTGTCTGGGACATGATGATCCGCGAGGGCTTCCTGGCGATGATCATTCCCACCGAATATGGCGGCAAGGGTTTCTCGGCGCTGGCCCATTCAGAGGTGGTGCGCACCATTGCCACGCGCTCCATCACGGCGGCTGTCACGGTGATGGTGCCCAACTCTCTGGGGCCGGGCGAATTGCTGATGCTCTACGGGACGGATGAGCAGAAGGCCCATTATCTGCCACGCCTTGCCAGCGGAGAGGATATTCCCTGCTTTGCCCTGACCGGCATCGAGGCCGGGTCGGATGCCGGTGCCATGACCGATACCGGCGTGGTGGTTGAACGCGAAATCGACGGGAAACGCGTACTTGGCATCGAGATCACATGCGACAAGCGCTACATCACGCTGGCTCCGGTCGCGACGATTGCGGGCCTTGCCTTCCGCCTGCGCGATCCGGACGGTTTGCTGGGCGGCGAGGAGGAGCTTGGCATTACGGTCGCGCTCGTGCCGACCGATACGCCGGGACTCGACACAGGGCGGCGTCACATCCCGTCCGGACTGGCCTTCCAGAACGGGCCGGTGCGCGGGAAGGACGTATTCGTGCCGATGGACCAGGTGCTGGGCGGACGCGATCATATCGGCAAAGGCTGGAGAATGCTGACCGGCGCGCTGGCTGCCGGGCGGGGCATTTCCCTGCCCTCGATGAGCTGCGCTGCCGCCGCCCTGTCTGCGCAGGCGTGCGGCGCCTATGCCCGGGTGCGCGAGCAGTTCGGTCTCTCAATCGGCAATTTCGAGGGCGTGCGTGAACCGCTCGCGCGCATAGCCGCCTCTGCCTATCTGATCGACGCTGCGCGCAAGCTGACGGCTGCCGGAATTGACAAGGGTGAGAAGCCGGCCGTCGTCTCAGCGATCATGAAATATCATGCGACCGAGCGCCTGCGTCAGGCGGTCAATGACGCGATGGATGTTCATGGCGGCAAGCTGGTCATGGAGGGGCCGCGCAATTATCTGGCGACGGCGTATAACGCCATCCCCGTGGCGATTACCGTGGAAGGCGCCAATATCCTCACGCGCAGCCTGATCATATTCGGGCAGGGCGCGATACGCTGCCATCCCTATCTGCTCGCCGAGATGGAGGCGGTGCGTAACCCTGACAGGGAAGAGGGCCTGAAAGCCTTCGATCATGCGGTGTTTGCCCATATCTGGCACGACATCAGGAATTTCACCCGCTCCTTCGCGCACGGCCTGACATTTGGCCGGTTTGCGCATGCCCCCGAAGGCGCAGGCGAACTTGCGCCCTATTACCGTCAGCTCACTCATGCCTCGGTGCGCCTTGCCGTGATCTCCGAGATGGCTCTGGGTGTTCTGGGCGGCGCATTGAAACGCAAGGAGGCGCTGTCTGGCCGCCTCGGCGACATACTCTCGGAAGTCTACCTTCTGTCGGCTGTGCTGAAACGGTTCGAGGCAGAAGGACGCCAGGCGGCTGACAAGCCCTTGCTGGACCTTTGCTTTGAAGACGGTCTCTATCGTGTCCAGCAGCGCCTGCGCGACGTGATCCGGGAATTTCCGGGCCTGCACTGGCGCATCCTGCTGAGGCTGTTCCTGTGTCCGCTGGGCCAGCACAGAAAGCCGCCTTCGCACCGTCTGATGAACGCGGCGGCGCAATGTGTCCTGGAGCCGGGCGGCCCCCGTGAACGGCTGGCACGCGGCGTCTATATTGGCGAGGGCGATGATCCGCTTGCCGTGCTGGAGCGGGCCTTTGCTGCCATCATCCGGCGCGATGCGCTGCTGAAGAAGCTGAAAGAGGCAAAGACAGAGCTGGATGAGGCGGTGTCCAAGGGTGTTCTGACCAAGGCGGAATACCGCGAGATCGAGGCCGCCAACGCGCTGATCCGCGAGGTGTTGCTGACCGATGATTTCGATGCGCAGGCCGTTGCCGGGGCGAGCGGCGCAGACCGGCAATCATAA
- the coxB gene encoding cytochrome c oxidase subunit II, whose product MLAPALIGCEGALSTLDPAGPAAQSIAGVWWVMMAGSLLILALMMGLILWPFFKRHQPREVPEKLWLWAGGLGFPLVVLAALLAWGLPAGQSMLAGRGAQVYTVEAEAFQWGWNFRYPDREGMTAEVLHIPAGEPVDVAITSLDVIHAFWVPRLAGKIDAIPGTTNTLRILASEPGVYEGMCAEFCGLEHATMRFQIVAHAADEFEAALTAELAGQGQP is encoded by the coding sequence TTGCTGGCCCCTGCGCTCATCGGGTGCGAAGGCGCTCTGTCTACGCTCGATCCCGCCGGGCCCGCCGCGCAGTCCATTGCAGGCGTGTGGTGGGTGATGATGGCAGGATCATTGCTGATCCTTGCCCTTATGATGGGCCTGATACTGTGGCCCTTCTTCAAACGGCATCAGCCGCGCGAGGTTCCCGAAAAGCTGTGGCTGTGGGCCGGGGGGCTCGGTTTTCCGCTGGTGGTGCTGGCTGCGCTTCTGGCCTGGGGACTGCCTGCCGGCCAGTCCATGCTGGCAGGGCGCGGGGCGCAAGTCTACACGGTGGAGGCCGAAGCCTTCCAGTGGGGCTGGAATTTCCGCTACCCGGACCGGGAGGGTATGACGGCAGAAGTGCTGCACATACCGGCCGGTGAGCCGGTCGATGTCGCCATCACCTCGCTCGATGTCATTCACGCCTTCTGGGTGCCGCGCCTTGCCGGCAAGATCGACGCGATACCCGGCACGACCAATACACTGCGGATTCTCGCCTCCGAGCCGGGTGTCTATGAGGGCATGTGCGCGGAGTTCTGCGGGCTGGAGCATGCCACCATGCGCTTCCAGATCGTCGCGCATGCGGCTGACGAGTTTGAGGCAGCACTGACGGCAGAACTCGCGGGGCAGGGCCAGCCATGA
- a CDS encoding serine hydrolase domain-containing protein produces the protein MTTIRTLLMATSAAILVITPAAMAPAMAQPAGAAASFNEEALDTLPAFIDGVMAQQIASREVSGALVTVVHQGEVLMSRGYGFVDVENRIPVDGESTLFRPGSISKMFTWIALAQMIEQGHVSLDDDVNAHIDFEIEPFDGQPITVRDLFQHTPGMSDVSGFTTTNLEDLVDHAEWTRNNVPQRVAAPGVEVAYSNWGTSLAGYIVEQVSGEHFADYVENHIFAPLGMTSSTFREPLPDALADRIALGHDLENGRYTARSFDYYSMVMPAGSATVSGPDMARFMIAMLNDGALEGTRILSEELVALLETNSIANAPRLPGMAHGYLVYREEGPRLIGHAGAMRDFRSNMILSPETGTGVFLSIVAAPAGRPAQGELSAAITGRLFPQAPAPRWSEAAEAEQFEGRYLINRRDHSAEPHPLMHAVVQAVGPNAITITSLGQTQYFEQIESGLFEQVTGLREGGPFDRVEFYGEPGAWRLSFGSQPFMNWHYVGELEDDGAEDADG, from the coding sequence ATGACCACAATCCGCACTCTGCTGATGGCCACATCGGCCGCCATTCTCGTCATCACACCGGCGGCGATGGCCCCGGCCATGGCCCAGCCAGCCGGGGCTGCGGCCAGCTTCAACGAGGAAGCGCTGGACACCCTGCCCGCCTTCATCGATGGCGTCATGGCCCAGCAGATTGCCTCTCGCGAGGTATCGGGCGCGCTCGTCACAGTGGTCCATCAGGGCGAAGTGTTGATGAGCCGCGGTTACGGGTTCGTTGATGTCGAGAACCGCATTCCGGTCGATGGCGAGAGCACGCTCTTCCGGCCCGGCTCCATCTCCAAAATGTTCACCTGGATCGCGCTGGCGCAGATGATCGAGCAGGGCCATGTCTCGCTGGACGACGATGTCAACGCGCATATCGATTTCGAGATCGAACCGTTTGACGGCCAGCCGATTACCGTGCGCGACCTGTTCCAGCACACGCCGGGCATGAGCGATGTCAGCGGGTTTACCACCACCAACCTGGAAGACCTGGTCGATCACGCGGAATGGACCCGCAACAATGTCCCGCAGCGTGTCGCCGCGCCGGGTGTTGAGGTGGCCTATTCAAACTGGGGCACGTCGCTGGCGGGCTATATCGTGGAGCAGGTGTCAGGCGAGCATTTCGCCGACTATGTCGAGAACCACATCTTCGCTCCGCTCGGCATGACCTCCTCGACTTTCCGCGAGCCTTTGCCTGATGCTCTGGCAGATCGCATCGCGCTTGGCCACGATCTTGAGAACGGCCGTTATACCGCCCGGTCATTTGATTATTATTCCATGGTGATGCCGGCCGGGTCGGCCACCGTCAGCGGGCCGGACATGGCGCGCTTCATGATCGCCATGCTGAATGATGGCGCGCTGGAGGGGACACGTATCCTCTCTGAAGAGCTGGTGGCATTGCTGGAAACCAATTCGATTGCCAACGCTCCACGCCTGCCGGGCATGGCGCATGGCTATCTGGTCTATCGCGAGGAGGGGCCGCGCCTGATCGGCCATGCCGGCGCAATGCGTGATTTCCGCTCCAACATGATCCTGTCGCCTGAAACCGGCACCGGCGTTTTCCTGTCCATCGTGGCGGCCCCTGCCGGACGCCCGGCGCAAGGTGAGTTGAGCGCTGCAATCACCGGACGGCTCTTCCCGCAAGCGCCTGCGCCGCGCTGGAGCGAGGCGGCAGAGGCGGAACAGTTTGAAGGGCGCTACCTCATCAACCGGCGCGACCATTCGGCCGAGCCGCATCCGCTGATGCATGCGGTGGTGCAAGCCGTTGGCCCCAACGCCATCACGATCACCTCGCTGGGCCAGACCCAGTATTTTGAACAGATTGAATCCGGCCTGTTCGAGCAGGTGACAGGCCTGCGCGAGGGCGGCCCGTTTGACCGGGTGGAATTTTATGGTGAGCCCGGCGCATGGCGGCTTTCTTTCGGCAGCCAGCCCTTCATGAACTGGCACTATGTCGGTGAGCTGGAAGATGACGGCGCCGAAGACGCGGACGGCTAG
- a CDS encoding DUF3008 family protein — translation MPAKSKAQQKAAGAALAARRGETSKSKLKGASKEMAETMSEEALEELASTPRKGKPEKVEQS, via the coding sequence ATGCCCGCAAAATCCAAGGCTCAGCAGAAAGCCGCTGGCGCCGCTCTGGCTGCCCGGCGCGGTGAGACGAGCAAGAGCAAGCTGAAAGGCGCCTCAAAGGAAATGGCCGAGACGATGAGCGAGGAGGCGCTGGAAGAACTGGCCTCAACGCCGCGCAAGGGCAAGCCTGAAAAGGTGGAGCAATCCTGA